CCTCTGTCTCGACAAAGGTCCGGGTGCCGGTGCGGACGCCGAGTCCAAGAACACACAGGAGGACCCGCTCGAACCCGCCTGTGTCGATGAGTGTGTGGGCGAGGCGCTTCACGCCGGCCCGATCGGCGAACTGATGGACCTCGCTTCCGAGGCGGCCGCCCGGAAGTTCGAACAGAACCCGACATCGGTCATCGTCGAACCGCAGACTGGCGAGGAGGGCCAGGCCGCGGCGAACGTCGAGACACCGATTCCGTACCAGGGGTAAAACGATGCTCGCAGCTGAAAGTGGCGTCATCTGGGTGCCCCGCGTTCACTGGGGGTTGTTCATCGCCACCTACCTCTTCCTCGGGGGTGTGAGCGGTGGCTCCTACGTGACCTCGGTCTCGGCACAGTTGATCCGGGGCCGGGCGAGTAGTGACGTCGAATGGCAGTCTCGTGACGAGACCTCTCGCTGGGGGAGCCTGCTGTCCGTCGTGGCTATCGGTGTGGGGACCGGCGCGCTGCTCTATCACCTCGGTGCGCCGTTGCGGGCGTTGACCTTCGCCTGGAACTTCACGAACTACGGTTCCTGGCTCGTGATCGGGACCTGGCTCATCGTCATCTTCTCGACGCTGGCCACCCTGGACCTCGTCTGGAACTTCTTCGGGAGCGAGAAGCAGGGCCGGACCTCGGGAAGCTTCTTCGTCCGACGGATCCTCGGCTGGATCGCCATCGGCGGCGAACCGGTGGTTCTGAACCTCTTGGATCGGTTCTCGGACATCACGAAGCCGCCCCAGAAACTTCACACCGCGATCCGGGTGTTCGGGGCGTTCCTCGGTATGGGGGTCATCGTCTACACGTCGATGCTGCTCTCCGATCTCTGGACCTGCCCGCTCTGGAACCGGACCTACCTGCCGCCACTCTTCCTGATGAGTGGGATCTCGACCGGGCTCGCGGCCACGGTGGCCATGCCCGCGATCTTCGACGGCCTGACCGAGACCGTTCACCAGTACAGTCTGGCGGACGACGCACTGATCGTCGTCGAACTGGGGATCCTGCTGGCCTTCTACAACTTCCTGCAGGGCCGGACGGGCTGTATGGCGAGCCAGGCGACGGTGGACTCGTTGAACTCGGTGTTCTCCATGCCCTTCTGGGTCGGTGTCGTGGGCCTGGGACTGCTCACGCCCCTGGCGATGTCACTGGTGATGACGGGCGCCTCGGCGCTCTTCGATCTCGACGAGCGGAGCCACACCTGGCATCAGATCTTCCGGGCGGGGTATGTCCTCAAGTATAGCCTGGTGCTCGTCGGCGGCTTTTTCCTCCGCTATGTCATCATCTTCGCGGCGGTGAAACTCCCGCTGACGGTCGCCTAAAATCGACTACTCGCGTTTCCTCGATTCTCTTTTACTCCGAAAGGAAAGTTCCGGCCCGATCCCACTCGGTCTCCTCACAGTCGGTCTCCAGGTCGGTGCCGGTCACCGCCTCGATGTTCTTGCGACACTTCTCGACTTTGAAGTCCACGTAATCGAACATGTGCTCGGCGATCACGGCCGGATCTTCGGCGGTGTACCCGGATTTGAGGTACTCGCCGTCGTACAGGCCCGTCTCGTGGACGAGGTTGTGGGTCTCCAGCGTATCAATGTACCGATAGGCCGTCGAGAGCGAGCAGTCCATCCGCTCGGCGATCGTCTCGACGGAGAGTGGCTCCTCGGCGGTCAGGAGAGTCTCGTAGGTCTTGCGCTCCCGATGATTGAGGCCGTAGAAGGATTCGAAGACCTCCTCGGGGGAAACACTCGAGTAGACCATCTCCTTGATCGTTTGTGCCATGGATGTGTCGGGGGGGGGGGAAGTGGCGGCCTGTGTGCCGAACAGGGACCACTACATTCGAATGGAGGTTGGAACTGAGCCCGCAAAAGGGTTCCTGACTCTCGCTATTTGGCCGGTTTTCCCCGGCCGACCGTCGATCGAGCCCGCGGTTGGGGCCGTGTCCCCGCCCCACTTGGTGGGCCCCACTTGGGGGGTCCAAAACGGTTAAGCCGACTCGTCCACTACGAACAGGTATGTCCCGGAAACAGAAGCATGGTGGCTCGACGACCGAACGGCCCGCTGACACGGGCGGTCGGGGGCGCGGCCGCGGTGGCGAACGACGCGGACGGGGAGACCGTTCGCGGCGACGGAACGACCGTGGCCAGTACGTCGAACAGATGACCGAGTCAGAAATTCTCGCCCTGCTCGATCGGATCCCGGGGCCGGTGATCGCGACGACGGACGTCGCCGAGCACTTCGACAGCACCACCGAGGGGGCCCGGCGCAAACTCAACGACCTGTGTGATGCGGGTGTCCTCGACCGTCGCAAAGTCGGCGGCACCCGGGTGTACTGGCGCGCCGGGCCGGAGGATGAGCCCTAAACCGATGTCCCGAACTGACCAGCCGGACCCAGTTGCGGACCTGCCCAACCGGAACGCCGGGCGATACCTCCGGAGCATCCTGGCCGCCGTTTCGGGCCCGGACGAGGAGGTCCGCCCCTCCCACATCGCCGATCGACTCGGTGTGACGCCGGCGAGCGTAACCGAGATGACCCGTCGACTGGCCGCAGACGGCTACGTCGACCACGAACCCTACGGCGGGATCTCGCTCACACGAAAAGGGGCGTTGATGGCCCGACACCTCCAGTGGCGACAGTGTGTGTTCACCCAGTTCTTCGAGGAGTCCCTCGACGTTTCGATCCCCGAGACGGCCAGTTACGAGGCGAGTTTCGCCCTCCCGGCCGCAGTGATCGACGAGGCCCGGGCCTACGTGGGCATCGACTGTGAGGACCGCTGTGACGAACGCATCTGGGAGACGCCCTGTGAGAACGTTCCCGGGCAGGCCATCGAAGGCTCCGGCCCGGCCGAGACGGCCGGCCAGTCCTGATCGCGTCGCCGGTCTCTCCGATCTGTTTCGGCATTTGTCGAACTCTTTCCGTGGTCGTGAAACTGTCGTTCGTCTTCGAACACGCCGGCCCGACTTACCAGACGAGTTACTGCTCTGTATCGCGCTCGCTCGCTCGGCGTTTCGACCGCTCGCACGCTCGGTCTGTCGGGCCCACCGCACCAGGTTTCGGTGCCTGGGCTGAGTCACGCCGTCCACAGGTTCCGGTGTGTCCTGGCGCGGTTTTCTCGGGCCGGGAGCCAGTCCGGGCCAGGGCCTGATTCATGTCGTTCTCGACCCGACGGGCCGTCTTCTTTCGAATGTCCACCCCGAGTTTCGGCCGGTGTGTTCGCACACACTGCTCGGTCGTGTCATAATGTAACTATGTGGCCTGGGGGGAAGTCGTGATAGCGCTCCCGAGACAGTCCTGACTTTTTTCGGATCACGTCTCAATACTTCGAGCATTCGAATTCGAACGTGAGTATTTCTCTTTCACGAGTTATCCTGTTTTTCTCTAATCCCCCATTTGTATTCTGGTAGGTTGGGCGGGTCAGTCCGGATTCGGTCGGGGTTGCCCCGTGATGCGGTGTCCCTGGCTCCTGGCAGCAGCCGCCTCCAGGCGTCTCGACGGCTTTAACGGCATTGCTGGGAAAATAGACTCTCTCGAAACGGCCTCGACGATCGTCGAATCATAGGCGTCTCATAGATCGTGCCGCCGTTCGACCCGGTTCCCGACTTTCACCTGGTGAGGCTGTGCCTGCGAGCAATTCGGTACCGTTCAGAGTGACTTGATCGTCGGAATCAGGTCGTCGCGGGAGGATTCGGCGACCTCACGGACGTGATCGAGTTCGTCCGCCGTGAACGGCACGTCTACGAACTCGGTTTCGAGGGGCACGCTCTCGGAGCGCTCCCCGCGAAGCCGCAGGGTGCCCTCGTCCATGTCCGTGAGCAAGACGGTGTCCGCGGCGTCCTCGACGCGACCGATCTGGTCCTCGTAGGCCGAGGAACTGACGGTGAACAGGGTGGTCACGTCCTCGCGGCCGGCGGTCTCGACGAACGCGTCGAGGATCGACTCGCGGTAGGTATCCGAGAAGAGCAGGAGGTTGAGCGCCGTCCCGAAGAGGAGCGTTCCGGGGCCCGAATCCGCGGTCTGCTCGAGGGCTCGCTCGATCGTCGCCTTCCACACGTCGGCTGCGAGCAGGTTCCCCCGGATCACGCCCGCTGCGGTGGTCTCGATCGCCTCGACGTCCGGCTCCATTTCGGGGTCGAAGGAGACGAACGTGACCCCCTCGTCGATGGTCTCCCGGTCGGTGTCATAGAGCAGGTCCATCGTCTCGTAGACGAACTCGGCATCGGAGTTCGTCAGGAGGAAGACGACTTCGCCGCCGGCCGCGAGCCAGGCGTCGACGATCGCGAAGCCGATCAGCGGTTTGCCAGAGCCCCCGGGCCCCGAGATGACCGTCGAGGTCTGGGTCGGGATCCCTTCGGGAGCCACCGCGCTGAACCACTCGGCGTCGGGCGCGAACGTGTCGGTCGGCATCGTCTCTAATACAGCGATCTCCGGCTTTCAGTGTTTCTGCAGGCCGTTCGCGTTCCCACGGCTCTCACCAGTCCGTAATTATTCGAGTTGCAGTCCCGGCAGGTCAGTGGCCCGGGGATCGAGGACGGCCCACTTGTGCAGCCCGACGTCGTGCAGCTGGGCTTCCGAGTGCCCGGCCTCGATTTCGGTGTGGAGCCGGTCGATGTCGGCCACGCTGGCCCCGCCGACCAGATCGACTCCGGCCTCGAAGAGCGGGGCCGGCGTGAACGACGCGCTCGCGCCCACGATCACGACGGTCTGGTCGGGTCGCGCGGCGTCCAGATAGTTCCCGAGTCCGCCGTAGACCAGCGTCGAGCCAGTGACGAAGAGCACCGCCGATTCGGGGACGATCTCGCTCGCGCTCTCGGGCGCGTGCATTTCGACCTCGATGTCCGCTGGGAGATCCTCGGGCAGGTCCATCGCGTCGGGATCGCGCTCGAAGACGTCCACGTGGCCCGCATCGAGGTGGTAGAGCACGGGGGCGAACAGCCCGACCATCGCCACCCGTTCAGTCGCGGGGTCGAGGCTGCGGAAGGGGTCCAGCCCCGGGCGAACGTCCGCCGGGGCGTCGAGGGCGTTGAGCGCGGCGACCCCGAGCGCGCGCTCGCGTGGATCCGAACTCTCGATGCCCTGTTTTGCGACGGCGCGTGCCGACTCGCCGGCGACCTCGGGGATGGTGCCTTCGGGGAGCATCGCGACGCCGGCCCGGTCGTCGTCGAGGACGACCATGGTGAGTTCGTCGCCAGTCGCGACGCCCGTGATAGGTGGGGCGTCCTGGATGGTGTCGAGGCGCGCGCGGAGGATGGATCGAGCGCGGGCGGAAGGCATGGGCCGACATATCGGGTGGAAAGTGAAGTATGGCTCGCTTGGCGGGGTGGAAGTGGGTGGTTTGTGGGTTCGATTGGGTGTCGGACGTGTTGGCGGGGCTACTTGTGTGGGGTTGGTTGCCGATGGCATTGACGAGGGCGACAGTAGGGGACGGGGCCCAGGCACGACGCTCTGGATCATCCTCGGGGGCGGAATCCTGGTGGTGCTCCTCGCCTACTGGTGGATGCGACAATAACTCACGACTGACCGGCGAAACCGGTCCGATCGAGCGGTCTATTTTTTCGCGCCACGCGACCGGGTTGCCTCCGACAGAAACATTATGGTGCTCGCTGCCCAACAATTTCCTGGTGAGTTACTAATGGCACGAATCATCACGATGCGGTATTCCGACGAAGGTCGACTCCCCGACGCAACCCAGGAACAACTCGAAGAGCTCCAGGCCAACGTCGTCGAGACGGTATCGAACTACGACGACGTCGAGTTCAAGGGCACCTTCGCCAACGGCGAGGGCATGGGCATCTGCGAGTGGGAGGCCCCCGACGTCGCGACCGTCGAGCAGATCTACGAGGAGTCCGGCGCGGCCGAGATGGCCCCGAGCGACGAGATCATCGAAGTGCAGCAGGTTCTCCCGCTCGAATAAGCCCGAGACGACCGGTCGGTTCCCAGTTTTCCCCGTTTTTTCACCCCCGTTCGAGCCGCCCGACCGTATCCGGGCAATTACCTCCAGGCATTTTCTTCACCTACTTCATTCGTAGAGTTTATGCCAGGGGCACCGTTTCCTCCCAGTGATGACCGACGACGAGACGGGCCTGTACACCCGCGCGATCCACGCCGGGCAGGCCCCCGACGAGGCGACCCACTCGCGAGCGCCACCGATCTATCAGACGACCTCCTACACCTTCGAGGACAGTGCGGATGCCGCCGCCCAATTCGCGCTGGAGAAGCCCGGCTATGTCTACTCCCGGCTGGGCAACCCCACCGTCGAGAGCCTCCAGGAGCGACTGGCCAGCCTGGAAGGCGGCGTGGGTGCGGTCGCGACCGGCTCCGGCATGGCCGCGCTGGATCTGGTCACCTTCCTGCTGGCTCAGGCCGGTGACAACATCGTCGCCGCCTCCGCGCTCTACGGCGGGACCCACACCTATCTGAACCACACCGCGAGCCGACGGGGGATCGAGACCCGGTTTGTCGACACCCTCTCGCCGGCCGAGTACCGCGAGGCCATCGACGAGCACACCGCCTACGTCCTCATCGAGACCATCGGCAACCCGGCGCTGGTGACCCCGGACATCGAGCAGATCGCGGACATCGCCCACGAGAACGACACGCCGCTGCTCGTGGACAACACCTTCGCGACCCCGTACCTCGCGAACCCCATCGAGTACGGCGCGGACCTGGTCTGGAACTCGACCACCAAGTGGCTCCACGGGGCCGGTTCGACCGTCGGCGGCGTGATCGTCGACGGTGGCTCGTTCCCCTGGGCCGAGCACGCCGAGAAGTACCCCGAAATCGGCGGGGAGAACCCCGCCTACCACGGTGTGAACTTCGCCGAACGCTTCGGCGACGCGGCCTTCACCAACGCCGCCATCGCCCGCGGGCTGCGGGACCTGGGGAACCAGCAGGCGCCCTTCGACGCCTGGGTCACCCTCCAGAAGTTGGAGACCTTCCCGCTGCGGATGGCCCGGCACTGCGAGAATGCGGCCATCGTCGCGGAGTACCTCGATGATCACCCGGCCGTCCAGTGGATCAACTACCCGGGGCTGGAGACCCACGAGACGGCCGAAAACGCGGATCGCTACCTCGATGGCGGGTACGGCGGGATGATCACCTTCGGCGTCGACGGGGGCTATGACGCCGCCCAGCGGGCGACCGAATCGACCGAACTCGCGAGCCTCCTCGCGAACGTCGGGGACGCCAAGACGCTGATCATCCACCCGGCCTCGACCACCCACCAGCAGCTTTCGGAGTCGGAACTGGCCGCCGCGGGGGTGAAACCAGATATGATCCGGCTCTCGGTTGGGCTGGAGGACCCCGCAGACATCATCGCGGATCTAGATCAGGCGATCGAGGCGGCCACCCGGTAGTCGGCAATTCGATCCTACTGGGGATCGACCTGCACCGTCCAGGACGTCCCGGCGCCGTCGGCCGCGATCTCCCA
This region of Halodesulfurarchaeum sp. HSR-GB genomic DNA includes:
- the nrfD gene encoding NrfD/PsrC family molybdoenzyme membrane anchor subunit; protein product: MLAAESGVIWVPRVHWGLFIATYLFLGGVSGGSYVTSVSAQLIRGRASSDVEWQSRDETSRWGSLLSVVAIGVGTGALLYHLGAPLRALTFAWNFTNYGSWLVIGTWLIVIFSTLATLDLVWNFFGSEKQGRTSGSFFVRRILGWIAIGGEPVVLNLLDRFSDITKPPQKLHTAIRVFGAFLGMGVIVYTSMLLSDLWTCPLWNRTYLPPLFLMSGISTGLAATVAMPAIFDGLTETVHQYSLADDALIVVELGILLAFYNFLQGRTGCMASQATVDSLNSVFSMPFWVGVVGLGLLTPLAMSLVMTGASALFDLDERSHTWHQIFRAGYVLKYSLVLVGGFFLRYVIIFAAVKLPLTVA
- a CDS encoding HTH domain-containing protein, whose protein sequence is MAQTIKEMVYSSVSPEEVFESFYGLNHRERKTYETLLTAEEPLSVETIAERMDCSLSTAYRYIDTLETHNLVHETGLYDGEYLKSGYTAEDPAVIAEHMFDYVDFKVEKCRKNIEAVTGTDLETDCEETEWDRAGTFLSE
- a CDS encoding metal-dependent transcriptional regulator, which translates into the protein MSRTDQPDPVADLPNRNAGRYLRSILAAVSGPDEEVRPSHIADRLGVTPASVTEMTRRLAADGYVDHEPYGGISLTRKGALMARHLQWRQCVFTQFFEESLDVSIPETASYEASFALPAAVIDEARAYVGIDCEDRCDERIWETPCENVPGQAIEGSGPAETAGQS
- a CDS encoding Rossmann-like domain-containing protein; translated protein: MPSARARSILRARLDTIQDAPPITGVATGDELTMVVLDDDRAGVAMLPEGTIPEVAGESARAVAKQGIESSDPRERALGVAALNALDAPADVRPGLDPFRSLDPATERVAMVGLFAPVLYHLDAGHVDVFERDPDAMDLPEDLPADIEVEMHAPESASEIVPESAVLFVTGSTLVYGGLGNYLDAARPDQTVVIVGASASFTPAPLFEAGVDLVGGASVADIDRLHTEIEAGHSEAQLHDVGLHKWAVLDPRATDLPGLQLE
- a CDS encoding O-acetylhomoserine aminocarboxypropyltransferase/cysteine synthase family protein, yielding MTDDETGLYTRAIHAGQAPDEATHSRAPPIYQTTSYTFEDSADAAAQFALEKPGYVYSRLGNPTVESLQERLASLEGGVGAVATGSGMAALDLVTFLLAQAGDNIVAASALYGGTHTYLNHTASRRGIETRFVDTLSPAEYREAIDEHTAYVLIETIGNPALVTPDIEQIADIAHENDTPLLVDNTFATPYLANPIEYGADLVWNSTTKWLHGAGSTVGGVIVDGGSFPWAEHAEKYPEIGGENPAYHGVNFAERFGDAAFTNAAIARGLRDLGNQQAPFDAWVTLQKLETFPLRMARHCENAAIVAEYLDDHPAVQWINYPGLETHETAENADRYLDGGYGGMITFGVDGGYDAAQRATESTELASLLANVGDAKTLIIHPASTTHQQLSESELAAAGVKPDMIRLSVGLEDPADIIADLDQAIEAATR